The following proteins are encoded in a genomic region of Microtus ochrogaster isolate Prairie Vole_2 chromosome 5, MicOch1.0, whole genome shotgun sequence:
- the Keap1 gene encoding kelch-like ECH-associated protein 1 — protein sequence MQPEPRPSGAPRSSQFLPLGSKCPEGSGDAVMYASTECKAEVTPSQDGNRTFSYTLEDHTKQAFGIMNELRLSQQLCDVTLQVKYEDTPAAQFMAHKVVLASSSPVFKAMFTNGLREQGMEVVSIEGIHPKVMERLIEFAYTASISVGEKCVLHVMNGAVMYQIDSVVRACSDFLVQQLDPSNAIGIANFAEQIGCTELHQRAREYIYMHFGEVAKQEEFFNLSHCQLATLISRDDLNVRCESEVFHACIDWVKYDCPQRRFYVQALLRAVRCHALTPHFLQTQLQKCEILQADARCKDYLVQIFQELTLHKPTQSVPCRAPKVGRLIYTAGGYFRQSLSYLEAYNPSDGSWLRLADLQVPRSGLAGCVVGGLLYAVGGRNNSPDGNTDSSALDCYNPMTNQWSPCASMSVPRNRIGVGVIDGHIYAVGGSHGCIHHSSVERYEPDRDEWHLVAPMLTRRIGVGVAVLNRLLYAVGGFDGTNRLNSAECYYPERNEWRMVTPMNTIRSGAGVCVLHNCIYAAGGYDGKDQLNSVERYDVETETWTFVAPMKHRRSALGITVHQGRIYVLGGYDGHTFLDSVECYDPDTDTWSEVTRMTSGRSGVGVAVTMEPCRKQIDQQNCTC from the exons ATGCAGCCAGAACCCAGGCCTAGCGGGGCTCCCCGCAGCagccagttcctgcctctagggtCAAAGTGCCCCGAGGGGTCAGGGGACGCGGTGATGTACGCATCCACAGAGTGTAAGGCCGAGGTGACGCCCTCCCAGGATGGCAACCGCACCTTCAGCTACACGCTAGAGGACCACACCAAGCAGGCTTTCGGCATCATGAACGAGCTCCGATTGAGCCAGCAGCTCTGTGATGTGACGCTGCAGGTCAAATACGAAGACACCCCAGCTGCCCAGTTCATGGCTCACAAGGTGGTGCTGGCCTCCTCCAGCCCGGTCTTTAAGGCCATGTTCACCAATGGGCTTCGGGAGCAGGGCATGGAGGTGGTGTCCATAGAAGGCATCCACCCTAAGGTCATGGAGCGACTTATTGAGTTTGCCTATACGGCCTCCATCTCCGTGGGCGAGAAGTGCGTGCTGCATGTGATGAACGGGGCGGTCATGTATCAGATTGACAGCGTGGTCCGAGCCTGCAGCGACTTCCTCGTGCAGCAGCTGGACCCCAGCAACGCCATTGGCATCGCCAACTTCGCCGAGCAGATTGGCTGCACTGAACTTCACCAGCGTGCCCGGGAGTATATCTACATGCACTTCGGGGAG GTGGCCAAGCAGGAGGAGTTCTTCAACCTATCGCATTGCCAGCTGGCCACGCTCATCAGCCGCGATGATCTGAATGTGCGCTGCGAGTCGGAGGTGTTCCACGCGTGCATCGACTGGGTCAAGTACGACTGCCCTCAGCGGCGCTTCTACGTGCAGGCACTGCTGCGGGCTGTGCGCTGCCACGCGCTCACGCCACACTTCCTGCAGACGCAGCTGCAGAAGTGCGAGATCCTGCAGGCCGACGCGCGCTGCAAGGACTACCTGGTGCAGATCTTCCAGGAGCTCACGCTGCACAAGCCCACGCAGTCCGTGCCCTGCCGCGCGCCCAAGGTGGGCCGCCTCATTTACACAGCGGGCGGCTACTTCCGACAGTCGCTCAGCTACCTGGAGGCCTACAACCCGAGCGACGGCTCCTGGCTGCGCCTGGCCGATCTGCAGGTGCCACGCAGCGGCCTGGCTGGCTGCGTGGTGGGCGGGCTGCTGTACGCTGTGGGCGGCCGCAACAACTCGCCCGATGGCAACACCGACTCCAGTGCCCTGGACTGCTACAACCCCATGACCAACCAGTGGTCGCCCTGTGCCTCTATGAGCGTGCCACGCAACCGCATCGGGGTGGGGGTCATAGACGGCCACATCTACGCAGTCGGGGGGTCCCACGGCTGCATCCACCACAGCAGCGTGGAGAG ATACGAGCCAGATCGGGATGAGTGGCACTTAGTGGCACCAATGTTGACGCGGAGGATAGGCGTGGGAGTGGCCGTGCTCAACCGCCTGCTGTATGCAGTGGGGGGTTTTGACGGGACCAACCGGCTCAACTCAGCAGAGTGCTACTATCCCGAGAGGAATGAGTGGCGGATGGTCACACCGATGAATACCATCCGAAGTGGGGCAG GGGTCTGTGTGCTACACAACTGTATCTATGCGGCAGGGGGCTACGACGGGAAGGACCAGCTCAACAGCGTGGAGCGCTACGACGTGGAGACAGAGACCTGGACTTTTGTAGCCCCCATGAAGCACCGACGGAGTGCACTGGGGATCACTGTGCACCAGGGCAGGATCTATGTCCTCG GAGGCTATGATGGCCACACGTTTCTGGACAGTGTGGAATGCTATGACCCAGACACTGACACCTGGAGCGAGGTGACACGGATGACATCTGGCCGCAGTGGGGTGGGTGTTGCTGTCACCATGGAACCCTGTCGGAAGCAAATTGATCAACAGAACTGTACCTGCTGA